One Chordicoccus furentiruminis DNA window includes the following coding sequences:
- a CDS encoding YhgE/Pip domain-containing protein — protein sequence MKNRQVMALLLTIAMTANLTAVPGFASADSVSENASGSTESMAESGAEAAADAITKVAGNGKTGSAQKSETVYVFTDANGNTKNVTVSDWLKNRNGDSKLTDSTTLSDVQNVTGDQTYTTNSDGTITWDADGSDIYYQGTTSKETPVDAKITYYLDGKEIDPKDLAGKSGKVKIRIQYTNKEKSGDVYVPFTAMTGIVLSNDSVSNVKIDNGTVVSEGKNTVVVGVGFPGLKDSLASVKDDMKDTADQFEEAAKNLKADSDADSTDSDSSAESTDSAASTDSTASTDSGASKSESGPDSNSAPEDTDSDDTSSSIEKIKDQIDEIDFPDSCEITMDATDFQMETALTMVFSNLLTDDDVDDDKATKDHDDAMSDLDKTVDDLLDVGDKLADGATDLSDGIREADDAMPDLTDGTESLAEGVDKYTDGVDQVNSGAAKLKDGTSELKDGADELEDGVYSYTSGVREVKKGASQLADGTSELSSKSGELRSGGSELASGAKTLNQSMKTLRDGLATLRRNSSRLSDGASQLKNGLKAIKNGAVSLSGGSGEFLKALKQYTSGVDTIDSGLKTFDAKVNGSGKQSTLVSGVKTLQDGVSAYTGGVTAADAGAKKLGAGAGQLEKGSADLSSSLAAFVDGCESLFQGVDQMNDKAQGVPALVSGMEQLKSGIDTLASSLGKGVSRLSDGVSKLTEGAGAVKAGAEKFAAAAQELPGAIAQNASQVGTLSEGLGTIRDGMAAVSHGISGVKDGASSISGGAASIKTLAGQIEDRASAGTDLSAAQQAGRDAGNSADVSGAVSAGKDAGISAAGSAGADASAYHISGDAGDATQYVTASADVSGREAAIAAVNASFASPEQKANIINCINGISASASVSDNGNLKGVVDGIVGNANSQISAAAKSAASSAATAAAEAAAQTAADQAKQTASAAAAAGTASAAQNVVNQLKGALDADAADAKTIVGTADAVSGGAQTIEDSCDQMTGSLKALIAGAEGAKSKVDGLGTVLTDAVKSMNDQLKSISDGAKQLSGGSDELTGGCGTLSDTLKTLSDQISQLPNGAEMLNKGIQTLSAGVSAASQGVAKLRGEGLSNETALKQGAETLHAGIQSLQSGVKELTGGLDTLVKNNDTLNAGLKTLLDNAQTIASSVSALRAGATKLNSNSAALVGAAQQIATGSNTLSSGASEAYSGSQSLTQGLGTYLSGVAAASSGSDRLVNEGTEAAESGAAELASGIKAYTEGADKINSGAQTLSDGTKTLDSNSGKLRKGTRDLAGGAKKLDDGVGTLYDGTKELAGNSKALKDGVKELNDGAKKLADGMARLLSGSVDLKKGLVKLNDEGVKRIAKIYHTDVKSIDQKLIEIKNAAKDYTTFTGATNYEDSTVKFIIKTDGITTDDTDSDSKTADTSQDSNTASDSETSGASDQ from the coding sequence ATGAAAAACAGACAGGTCATGGCACTGCTGCTCACGATCGCGATGACGGCCAATCTGACGGCCGTTCCGGGCTTCGCTTCGGCGGACAGTGTTTCGGAAAATGCATCCGGCAGCACGGAGAGTATGGCGGAAAGCGGAGCGGAGGCGGCTGCCGACGCGATCACGAAGGTCGCGGGAAACGGAAAGACCGGCTCCGCGCAGAAGAGCGAGACGGTGTATGTCTTCACTGACGCCAACGGAAATACTAAGAACGTCACGGTCAGCGACTGGCTTAAAAACAGGAACGGAGATTCAAAGCTGACGGATTCCACTACGTTGTCCGATGTGCAGAATGTGACCGGGGATCAGACTTATACGACCAACTCCGACGGGACGATCACATGGGATGCGGACGGAAGCGATATTTACTATCAGGGGACCACGTCGAAGGAAACGCCGGTAGACGCGAAGATCACCTACTATCTGGACGGGAAGGAAATCGACCCGAAGGATCTCGCGGGCAAGTCCGGCAAGGTGAAGATCCGGATTCAGTATACCAATAAGGAAAAGTCGGGCGACGTCTATGTACCGTTCACGGCAATGACCGGCATCGTGCTTTCCAACGACTCGGTGAGCAATGTCAAGATCGACAACGGCACGGTAGTCTCGGAAGGAAAGAACACGGTGGTCGTCGGTGTGGGCTTCCCGGGGCTGAAGGACAGCCTGGCTTCCGTCAAAGATGATATGAAGGATACCGCCGATCAGTTCGAGGAGGCGGCGAAAAACCTGAAGGCGGATTCGGACGCCGACAGCACAGATTCAGACAGCTCTGCGGAGTCGACGGATTCCGCGGCATCGACGGATTCCACAGCGTCGACGGATTCCGGGGCATCGAAGTCGGAGTCCGGCCCGGATTCCAATTCCGCGCCGGAGGATACAGACAGCGACGACACCTCCTCTTCGATCGAGAAGATCAAGGACCAGATTGACGAGATCGACTTTCCGGATTCCTGCGAGATCACGATGGACGCGACGGATTTCCAGATGGAAACCGCGCTCACGATGGTCTTCTCCAATCTCCTGACGGATGACGATGTGGATGACGACAAGGCGACGAAGGATCACGACGACGCCATGTCTGATCTGGACAAGACGGTGGACGATCTGCTTGACGTGGGCGACAAGCTGGCGGACGGTGCGACGGATCTCTCCGACGGGATCAGGGAAGCGGATGACGCCATGCCGGATCTCACGGACGGAACGGAGAGCCTTGCCGAGGGCGTCGACAAGTACACGGACGGCGTGGATCAGGTAAACAGCGGTGCTGCGAAGCTGAAGGACGGCACCTCCGAGCTGAAGGACGGAGCCGACGAGCTGGAGGATGGCGTCTATTCCTACACCTCCGGCGTGCGCGAGGTCAAGAAGGGCGCGTCGCAGCTGGCGGACGGCACCTCCGAGCTTTCCTCGAAGTCCGGCGAGCTCCGCTCCGGCGGATCAGAGCTCGCGAGCGGCGCAAAGACGCTGAACCAGAGTATGAAGACCCTTCGCGACGGACTGGCCACGCTTCGCAGAAACAGCAGCAGGCTGTCGGACGGCGCATCTCAGCTGAAAAACGGACTGAAGGCGATCAAGAACGGTGCGGTGAGCTTAAGCGGCGGATCCGGCGAGTTCCTGAAGGCGCTGAAGCAGTATACGTCCGGCGTGGACACGATCGATTCCGGACTGAAAACCTTTGACGCAAAGGTGAACGGAAGCGGAAAGCAGTCGACGCTGGTGAGCGGCGTGAAGACGCTTCAGGACGGCGTGTCCGCCTATACGGGCGGCGTAACGGCCGCCGATGCCGGCGCGAAGAAGCTTGGCGCCGGCGCAGGACAGCTCGAGAAAGGCAGCGCGGATCTCAGCAGCAGCCTGGCGGCGTTTGTCGACGGATGCGAATCTCTCTTCCAGGGCGTCGACCAGATGAACGACAAGGCTCAGGGGGTGCCGGCGCTGGTTTCCGGGATGGAGCAGCTGAAGAGCGGAATCGATACGCTGGCTTCCTCGCTGGGGAAAGGCGTCAGCAGGCTGTCGGACGGCGTGTCGAAGCTGACCGAAGGCGCCGGGGCCGTGAAGGCCGGCGCGGAGAAATTCGCGGCTGCGGCGCAGGAGCTTCCCGGTGCGATCGCACAGAACGCCTCTCAGGTTGGGACTCTTTCCGAAGGTCTCGGGACGATTCGCGACGGAATGGCAGCGGTCTCCCACGGGATCAGCGGCGTGAAGGACGGAGCCTCCTCGATCAGCGGCGGAGCGGCTTCTATCAAGACGCTGGCCGGTCAGATTGAGGACAGGGCGTCCGCCGGGACGGACCTCTCCGCCGCGCAGCAGGCCGGCAGAGACGCCGGGAATAGCGCGGACGTGAGCGGCGCGGTGAGCGCCGGAAAGGACGCAGGGATCAGCGCGGCGGGCAGCGCGGGCGCGGATGCGTCAGCGTACCATATCAGCGGCGACGCGGGCGATGCGACGCAGTACGTGACGGCTTCCGCGGATGTGAGCGGACGGGAGGCGGCGATCGCGGCGGTGAACGCCTCCTTCGCATCACCTGAGCAAAAAGCGAACATCATCAACTGCATCAACGGGATTTCCGCCAGCGCCTCTGTCTCGGACAACGGGAATCTGAAGGGCGTCGTTGACGGAATCGTCGGCAATGCCAACAGCCAGATCAGCGCGGCAGCCAAGAGCGCGGCGTCGTCGGCCGCTACCGCAGCGGCGGAAGCCGCCGCACAGACTGCGGCGGACCAGGCGAAGCAGACCGCATCTGCGGCTGCCGCCGCCGGTACCGCTTCCGCAGCACAGAATGTGGTGAATCAGCTTAAGGGCGCGCTGGACGCGGATGCGGCGGACGCAAAGACGATCGTCGGGACGGCGGATGCCGTGAGCGGGGGTGCGCAGACAATTGAAGACAGCTGTGATCAGATGACCGGTTCGCTGAAGGCATTGATCGCCGGTGCGGAAGGAGCCAAGAGCAAGGTTGACGGGCTGGGTACCGTGCTGACGGATGCGGTCAAGTCGATGAATGATCAGCTGAAATCCATTTCAGACGGCGCGAAGCAGCTGTCCGGCGGATCCGATGAACTGACCGGCGGATGCGGGACGCTCAGCGACACTCTGAAGACGCTGTCCGATCAGATCAGTCAGCTTCCGAACGGCGCCGAAATGCTCAATAAGGGAATCCAAACGCTGTCTGCAGGCGTGAGCGCCGCCTCTCAGGGCGTCGCGAAGCTTCGTGGAGAGGGCCTGTCCAACGAAACGGCGCTGAAGCAGGGTGCGGAAACGCTTCACGCAGGAATTCAGAGCCTTCAGAGCGGCGTGAAGGAACTGACCGGCGGGCTCGATACGCTCGTAAAGAATAACGATACGCTGAACGCAGGTCTTAAGACGCTGCTTGACAACGCCCAGACGATCGCCTCCTCGGTGAGCGCGCTGAGAGCGGGCGCGACGAAGCTGAACAGCAATTCCGCGGCTCTGGTCGGAGCGGCCCAGCAGATCGCGACAGGAAGCAATACGCTGTCGAGCGGCGCGTCGGAGGCCTACAGCGGCTCTCAGAGCCTGACACAGGGACTGGGCACTTACCTGTCCGGCGTAGCGGCTGCCAGCAGCGGTTCTGACCGTCTGGTAAACGAAGGAACGGAAGCAGCCGAGAGCGGCGCAGCGGAGCTGGCGTCCGGAATCAAAGCGTACACGGAAGGGGCGGACAAGATCAACAGCGGAGCCCAGACGCTCTCTGATGGCACGAAGACGCTGGATTCGAACAGCGGAAAGCTGAGAAAGGGCACGCGGGATCTCGCCGGCGGCGCGAAGAAGCTGGATGACGGTGTCGGCACGCTTTATGACGGCACGAAGGAACTGGCCGGCAATTCGAAGGCGCTGAAGGACGGCGTGAAGGAGCTGAACGACGGCGCGAAGAAGCTGGCGGACGGCATGGCCAGGCTGCTGAGCGGTTCCGTGGACCTGAAGAAGGGACTGGTCAAGCTCAACGATGAGGGCGTGAAGCGCATCGCGAAGATCTACCATACGGATGTGAAGTCCATCGATCAGAAGCTGATCGAGATCAAGAACGCGGCGAAGGATTACACGACCTTCACGGGCGCGACGAATTATGAGGACAGCACAGTCAAGTTTATCATCAAGACGGACGGTATCACGACAGATGACACGGATTCCGATTCGAAAACGGCGGACACGTCTCAGGACAGCAATACCGCATCGGATTCGGAGACGTCCGGCGCATCGGATCAGTGA
- a CDS encoding manganese efflux pump: MEALFLTLIALALAAGIYGSVLQSGANIVRLDRRMTWVSLAAGAIQLGASVLGYLAGRRILIAGVGGDEHRFWVRALGGVLLAMIGIRMLMKAFQKKTFFEHRIERIDMKKDVLADLQLCVYSALAGVACGVLGFNFLLFLLLIFIAALLSAIGGYVSGRANGAGHASFAYAIGGGLLCAVSVIIQFAA, encoded by the coding sequence ATGGAAGCACTCTTTCTGACACTCATCGCGCTCGCTCTGGCAGCGGGGATCTACGGATCCGTGCTGCAGAGCGGGGCCAATATTGTCCGGCTGGACCGGCGCATGACGTGGGTCTCTCTGGCGGCGGGGGCGATCCAGCTCGGCGCGTCCGTACTGGGATATCTTGCCGGCAGACGGATCCTGATCGCCGGAGTCGGCGGGGACGAGCACCGGTTCTGGGTCAGGGCGCTCGGAGGCGTGCTGCTGGCGATGATCGGGATCCGGATGCTGATGAAGGCATTTCAGAAAAAGACATTCTTTGAGCACAGGATCGAACGGATCGATATGAAGAAGGATGTCCTCGCCGATCTCCAGCTCTGCGTCTATTCGGCTCTGGCCGGCGTTGCCTGCGGCGTGCTGGGTTTTAATTTTCTGCTGTTCCTGCTGCTGATTTTCATCGCGGCGCTTCTGTCCGCGATCGGCGGCTATGTCAGCGGGCGGGCGAACGGCGCCGGGCATGCGTCCTTCGCATATGCCATCGGCGGCGGCCTGCTCTGCGCCGTCAGCGTCATCATTCAGTTTGCAGCATAA
- a CDS encoding D-alanine--D-alanine ligase family protein: protein MNIVVLCGGVSTEREISIVSGTGVCKALRSKGHRAILLDVFFGMESVNLMDAFPEMYDADSAAGEIRSMNDQIPSAVANPNRSFFGPNVTTLCKMADIVFLALHGENGENGKVQAAFDLRRIRYTGTGYIGSALSMDKGLTKIILKAAGVQVPEGFTMTKDQWDTDLSRHGLSFPVVVKVCCGGSSVGVYITRNQEEYEKAIGDAFALENEIVVEQYIKGREFSVGVIDGEALPIIEIAPKEGFYDYKNKYTAGSTVETCPAELTGEQTRRMKQMAEQGYRALYLDAYGRLDFLMDLHGNIFCLEANTLPGMTPTSLMPQETATLGVDYATLCEKLIQVSLKKYIGGEEKQG, encoded by the coding sequence ATGAATATCGTTGTATTGTGCGGCGGCGTATCGACGGAGAGAGAGATCTCGATTGTCTCGGGCACGGGAGTATGCAAGGCGCTCCGGTCGAAGGGACACCGTGCCATCCTGCTGGATGTGTTTTTTGGAATGGAGAGCGTCAATCTGATGGACGCGTTCCCGGAAATGTACGACGCGGACAGCGCGGCCGGCGAGATCCGATCGATGAATGATCAGATCCCCAGCGCCGTGGCGAATCCGAACCGGTCGTTTTTCGGCCCGAACGTGACGACACTCTGCAAGATGGCGGACATCGTCTTTCTCGCGCTGCACGGGGAAAACGGAGAGAACGGAAAGGTGCAGGCGGCCTTCGACCTTCGAAGAATCCGCTACACAGGCACGGGCTATATCGGATCGGCTCTTTCGATGGATAAGGGCCTCACGAAGATCATTTTGAAGGCGGCCGGCGTTCAGGTGCCGGAAGGTTTCACGATGACGAAGGACCAGTGGGATACGGATCTGTCCCGTCACGGACTCTCCTTCCCGGTCGTCGTCAAGGTCTGCTGCGGCGGATCCTCGGTCGGCGTCTATATCACCCGGAACCAGGAGGAGTATGAGAAGGCAATCGGGGACGCCTTCGCGCTCGAAAACGAAATCGTCGTCGAGCAGTACATCAAGGGACGGGAGTTTTCCGTCGGCGTGATCGACGGCGAGGCGCTTCCCATCATCGAGATCGCTCCGAAGGAAGGCTTCTACGACTACAAGAACAAATATACCGCGGGATCTACCGTTGAGACCTGCCCCGCCGAGCTGACAGGCGAGCAGACCCGCAGAATGAAGCAGATGGCGGAGCAGGGGTACCGCGCTCTGTATCTCGATGCGTACGGACGGCTCGACTTTCTGATGGATTTGCACGGCAATATCTTCTGCCTCGAGGCCAACACGCTGCCGGGTATGACGCCGACATCGCTGATGCCGCAGGAGACCGCGACGCTGGGTGTCGATTACGCGACGCTGTGCGAGAAGCTGATTCAGGTTTCGCTTAAGAAGTACATCGGCGGAGAGGAGAAGCAGGGATGA
- a CDS encoding UDP-N-acetylmuramoyl-tripeptide--D-alanyl-D-alanine ligase: MKQMTPRNIAHACGGTYFGPESVLDREVTSVTVDSREATPGCLYVPMRGTRADGHDFIPKAMEAGALLTLTERKEEKPAFPCIRVDSTAEAIQKIAGFYRRALGIPVVGITGSVGKTSTKEMIAAVLSRKYRVLKTAGNFNNNLGLPLTIFRLTEEDDIAVLEMGISHFGEMEKLADTAEPDTMVITNIGECHLEFLGDRDGVFRAKTECFHYMKPDGTVILNGEDDKLSRVAEVNGRKPVFYGCDPKFRVYADELRPLGLQGTACRIHVDDDAIDVTVKQPGRHMVMNALAGAAVGSLYGLTMEEIRDGIESLETLGGRLHQIETKSGYMVIDDCYNANPMSMKASCGILSGAGTRTVAILGDMGELGKDEAALHREVGESVGRLAIDEYVTVGTLSENLAEGIRSVRPSACVRSFAGVEELLPALPGLIQKGDTVLVKASHFMQFERIVKVLTEE; this comes from the coding sequence ATGAAGCAGATGACGCCGCGCAATATCGCGCATGCCTGCGGAGGAACCTATTTCGGACCGGAGTCCGTTCTGGACCGGGAGGTGACGTCGGTGACGGTCGACAGCCGCGAAGCGACGCCGGGCTGCCTCTATGTTCCGATGCGCGGAACCCGTGCGGACGGACACGATTTCATCCCGAAGGCGATGGAGGCCGGCGCGCTTCTGACTCTGACCGAGAGGAAAGAAGAAAAACCGGCGTTCCCCTGCATTCGTGTGGACTCTACGGCGGAGGCGATTCAGAAGATCGCCGGATTCTACCGCCGGGCGCTGGGGATTCCGGTGGTCGGGATTACAGGATCCGTAGGCAAGACCAGCACGAAGGAAATGATCGCGGCCGTTCTTTCACGGAAATACAGGGTTCTGAAGACAGCGGGCAATTTCAATAATAACCTCGGATTGCCGCTGACCATCTTCCGTCTCACGGAGGAAGACGACATCGCGGTGCTCGAGATGGGGATCAGTCACTTCGGCGAAATGGAAAAACTGGCTGACACGGCCGAGCCGGATACGATGGTCATCACGAATATCGGAGAATGCCACCTTGAGTTCCTGGGTGACCGGGACGGCGTGTTCCGTGCGAAAACCGAGTGCTTTCACTACATGAAGCCGGACGGAACGGTCATTCTGAACGGCGAGGACGACAAGCTGAGCCGGGTCGCGGAAGTGAACGGACGGAAGCCCGTCTTCTACGGCTGTGACCCGAAGTTCCGCGTTTATGCGGACGAGCTGCGCCCGCTGGGCCTTCAGGGCACGGCCTGCCGGATTCATGTCGATGATGATGCCATCGATGTGACCGTGAAGCAGCCGGGCCGCCATATGGTGATGAACGCGCTGGCCGGTGCCGCTGTCGGCTCCCTGTACGGACTTACGATGGAAGAGATCCGGGACGGCATCGAGAGCCTTGAGACGCTCGGCGGCCGCCTGCATCAGATCGAAACAAAGAGCGGTTATATGGTGATTGACGACTGCTACAATGCGAATCCGATGTCGATGAAGGCGTCCTGCGGTATTCTGAGCGGAGCCGGAACGCGGACTGTCGCGATTCTCGGCGACATGGGGGAGCTGGGGAAAGACGAAGCGGCGCTGCACCGGGAGGTGGGCGAGTCCGTCGGCCGTCTGGCGATCGATGAGTATGTGACGGTGGGAACGCTTTCAGAGAATCTGGCGGAAGGCATCCGGAGCGTCCGGCCCTCTGCCTGCGTCCGTTCGTTTGCGGGCGTGGAGGAGCTGCTTCCGGCGCTGCCCGGTCTGATTCAAAAGGGCGATACCGTGCTGGTCAAGGCATCCCATTTCATGCAGTTCGAGCGGATCGTGAAGGTGCTGACAGAGGAATAA
- a CDS encoding lysophospholipid acyltransferase family protein, with amino-acid sequence MIRAIFGILFVVLYCIVSIPILLVETLIRKRWPLKAEMSMLRIVQGAFRILLRITGTTVTVKGLENIPGDEAVLFVGNHQSFFDIIISYSQMKTRCGYVAKDHLAHIPILSWNMRFLFCLFLNRDDLKQGLETIHRAIDYIHSGISVFIFPEGTRNKSGDETCLGEFHKGSFKIAQRTGCKIIPVSFNNTASIFERQFPRVSREHVVVEYGKPVAYGDLTRDEQRHIDTYFRDILTEMIRKNQAEE; translated from the coding sequence ATGATTCGAGCTATCTTCGGAATCCTGTTCGTCGTTCTTTACTGTATTGTCTCCATTCCCATCCTGCTTGTGGAAACCCTGATCCGCAAAAGATGGCCGCTGAAGGCCGAGATGTCCATGCTGCGGATCGTGCAGGGCGCCTTCCGCATCCTTCTTCGGATCACCGGCACCACCGTGACGGTGAAGGGGCTCGAGAATATTCCCGGGGACGAGGCGGTGCTGTTTGTCGGCAACCACCAGAGCTTCTTCGACATCATCATCAGCTACAGCCAGATGAAGACGCGGTGCGGCTATGTGGCGAAGGATCATCTCGCCCATATCCCGATCCTGTCATGGAATATGCGCTTTCTCTTCTGCCTCTTCCTGAATCGGGACGATCTGAAGCAGGGACTTGAAACGATTCACAGGGCCATCGATTACATCCACAGCGGCATCTCCGTCTTCATCTTCCCGGAAGGGACCCGCAACAAGAGCGGAGACGAGACGTGTCTCGGTGAGTTCCACAAGGGAAGCTTCAAGATCGCCCAGCGCACCGGATGCAAAATCATTCCGGTTTCCTTCAACAACACGGCCTCCATCTTCGAGCGGCAGTTCCCGAGAGTGAGCCGTGAGCACGTGGTCGTCGAGTACGGGAAGCCGGTCGCCTACGGGGATCTGACACGTGACGAACAGCGGCACATCGACACATATTTCCGGGATATTCTGACGGAGATGATCAGGAAAAATCAGGCGGAGGAATAA
- the ispE gene encoding 4-(cytidine 5'-diphospho)-2-C-methyl-D-erythritol kinase: MYLQATAKINLSLDVLGTRADGYHDVRMVMQMVGMYDRLELTPEKGKPGIRFTTNLSYLPTDRSNLAVRAAQMLMEEFGVTDGLRIHLHKFIPVSAGLAGGSSDAAQTMIGVNRLFRLGLDRKGLMERGRSIGADVPFCILGGTALSEGIGEKLTPLPAMDRTDVLLCKPPVNVSTKDVYASFDRLPAVEHPDIDAQIAGIRAHDLTAVTDARAMRNVLEAVTGAACPVIGQIEDQMMADGARRAVMSGSGPTVFGLYDDHAKAEDARLRLKRIFPQARTFLTWTENRRKG; encoded by the coding sequence ATGTATCTGCAAGCGACCGCGAAGATCAACCTGTCTCTCGACGTGCTCGGCACGCGCGCGGACGGCTACCATGATGTACGGATGGTGATGCAGATGGTCGGCATGTATGACCGTCTGGAGCTCACGCCGGAGAAGGGAAAGCCGGGGATCCGCTTCACGACGAATCTTTCCTATCTTCCGACGGACCGCTCGAATCTTGCCGTGCGGGCAGCGCAGATGCTGATGGAAGAGTTCGGCGTCACGGACGGGCTGAGGATACATCTGCATAAGTTCATCCCTGTTTCCGCCGGCCTCGCGGGCGGAAGCTCGGACGCGGCCCAGACCATGATCGGCGTGAACCGGCTTTTCCGTCTGGGACTTGACAGAAAAGGACTGATGGAACGGGGAAGAAGCATCGGGGCGGATGTGCCGTTCTGCATCCTCGGCGGGACGGCGCTCTCCGAGGGAATCGGGGAAAAGCTGACGCCGCTGCCGGCGATGGACAGAACCGATGTGCTTCTCTGCAAGCCGCCTGTGAACGTCTCGACAAAGGACGTCTACGCCTCATTTGACCGCCTCCCTGCCGTTGAGCACCCTGATATTGACGCCCAGATCGCGGGCATCCGCGCACATGACCTCACTGCGGTTACGGACGCACGGGCGATGCGGAACGTTCTGGAAGCCGTGACAGGCGCAGCCTGTCCCGTCATAGGACAAATTGAAGACCAGATGATGGCGGACGGTGCACGGCGGGCCGTCATGAGCGGCAGCGGCCCTACTGTATTCGGCCTTTACGATGACCACGCGAAAGCCGAAGATGCGAGACTGCGTCTGAAGCGGATCTTTCCGCAGGCAAGAACATTCCTTACATGGACAGAAAACAGAAGAAAGGGATAA
- a CDS encoding GntR family transcriptional regulator gives MREQENTVNPEEYMPLREVVFLTLRRQILRGELKPGERLMEISLANKLGVSRTPIREAIRKLEHEGLVVMIPRRGAHVAEITRQELNDVLEIRKSLETLAITKACDYMTDRDIHELREAEEAFAIQIARRDADLTNLGEADEHFHDIIYRGTNNRRLIQILNNLREQMYRFRMEYLKDTDIRQTLVREHDAIVKALELRDKDEAERLTALHIDNQYRNIVRLIDARKTEGESHEQTD, from the coding sequence ATGAGAGAACAAGAGAACACAGTCAATCCGGAAGAATACATGCCGCTCCGCGAAGTCGTTTTTCTGACTCTCCGCCGTCAGATCCTGAGAGGAGAGCTGAAGCCGGGTGAGCGGCTGATGGAAATCAGCCTCGCCAATAAGCTGGGCGTTTCGAGAACCCCGATCCGTGAGGCAATCCGCAAGCTGGAGCATGAGGGACTGGTCGTCATGATTCCGCGGCGCGGCGCCCATGTGGCGGAGATCACCCGGCAGGAACTGAATGATGTGCTGGAAATCCGGAAAAGCCTTGAGACACTGGCGATCACGAAGGCCTGCGACTATATGACGGACCGGGATATCCATGAGCTCAGGGAGGCGGAGGAAGCCTTTGCGATCCAGATCGCCCGGAGAGACGCAGATCTGACCAACCTCGGAGAAGCGGATGAGCACTTTCACGATATCATTTACCGGGGAACGAATAACCGCCGGCTGATCCAGATCCTGAACAACCTGAGAGAGCAGATGTACCGCTTCCGGATGGAGTATCTGAAGGATACGGACATCCGGCAGACCCTTGTCCGCGAGCATGACGCGATCGTCAAGGCGCTGGAGCTGCGGGACAAAGATGAGGCGGAGCGGCTCACAGCGCTTCATATCGACAATCAGTACCGGAACATCGTCCGCCTGATTGACGCAAGGAAAACAGAGGGGGAGTCTCATGAGCAGACAGACTGA
- the murI gene encoding glutamate racemase has product MSRQTEAPIGVFDSGLGGLTVAREIMRNLPMEKIVYFGDTARVPYGNKSKATIQRYARQIVRFLKTQKIKAIVIACNTATAYAIDVVKEEAEGMPVIGVIDPGARVACETTKNGRIGVIATKATIASGAYPEAIHAIRPEVSVIGKACPLLVPLVEEGWTNDTVTNEIIMRYLDDVLENDIDTLILGCTHYPLLRHAIQRLVGSGIRLVNPAYETARSLADLLKADGIANESPSVEEEPQPYRFFVSDEAERFAEFANSILPIDVKTARAVQIDEY; this is encoded by the coding sequence ATGAGCAGACAGACTGAAGCCCCGATCGGCGTGTTTGATTCCGGCCTCGGCGGACTGACGGTGGCGCGGGAGATCATGAGGAACCTTCCGATGGAAAAAATCGTCTATTTCGGCGACACCGCGCGCGTGCCTTACGGGAACAAATCGAAGGCGACGATTCAGCGATACGCAAGACAGATCGTCCGCTTTCTTAAAACTCAGAAAATCAAGGCGATCGTGATCGCCTGCAATACGGCGACGGCGTACGCGATCGATGTCGTGAAGGAAGAGGCGGAAGGAATGCCCGTGATCGGCGTGATCGACCCGGGTGCGCGCGTCGCATGCGAGACGACGAAAAACGGCCGGATCGGCGTGATCGCGACGAAGGCAACGATCGCCTCCGGAGCCTATCCGGAGGCGATCCACGCGATCCGGCCTGAGGTCAGCGTCATCGGCAAAGCGTGTCCGCTGCTGGTTCCTCTGGTGGAGGAAGGCTGGACCAACGACACGGTGACGAACGAGATCATCATGCGGTATCTGGACGATGTGCTTGAGAATGACATCGACACGCTGATCCTCGGCTGTACGCATTATCCCCTGCTCCGCCACGCGATTCAGAGGCTTGTCGGAAGCGGCATCCGGCTGGTCAACCCGGCGTATGAAACGGCGCGGAGTCTGGCGGATCTCCTGAAGGCGGACGGCATCGCGAACGAAAGCCCGTCCGTTGAGGAGGAGCCTCAGCCGTACCGCTTCTTTGTGAGCGATGAGGCGGAGCGGTTCGCGGAGTTCGCCAATTCCATCCTTCCGATCGATGTGAAAACGGCGCGTGCCGTTCAGATCGACGAGTACTGA